The sequence AGCAAGTGGGAGAGAAGAACGCCATACGCAAAAATGTCTGCGCGAGAACAGGGAGACGTTTCAGAAGAAGTATAAAGAATATCCAACTCCTCTGGATCATCTCGATATGCTTCAGGAGGAATATATCCTGGTGTGCCTATTGGAAGACCAAGATGGTGTTCTTCAAATCTGCGAATGGGCATTGTAACACCAAAATCAGCAAGGCGAAGAATTTCTCTATCTCTATTTTGCATATAACAAAGAACGTTATCTGCTTTAAGATCATAATGCCCTAAACCGCGAAGCTCAAGTTCATAACAGAGAAATGCAAGATCGCGCGCGAGTGCGAGAAGGTGATCCGAATCTTCAATAAGAAGTTTTGAGAGAGGCATATCTGCTTGTTCCATAACCATCTCAACACCACGTTCAAGAACAGAAACATCGAGTAATCGTGGCCCAAGTTCTCCTGAGAAAACACGAGTGTAATGAAGTTCGCTATGCCCGAATTTAGTGAGCGGAAGATATTTGACAACAAGCGAACCAGGAGGAGAAGAAATAGAGAAGACTGTCCTTTTAGCATTGAGTGGTTGAACGTTGCCAGAGAAAGGGTTACGATCAGAAAGAACCGCTACCCAATTCGTTGCGCAAAAGAGTTGACGATATAAAGCATCGTGAGCAGAGCTATAATGTTCAAAAGGATCGTCAACGACAGCGTCAATAGATTGGGAATCTCTTATCATAAACAGAAGAAAACAACCCATTCTTTTTAAAGTTTATATAAAATATAAGCCAACAAATACGTCAAAAGAGGACCAAATAAAACAGATTTTTCGAAAAAGCATCATTTTTGTCATAAGGATTAAATAAAAAAGCCTCCTACAAGGTAAAAAGAAACAGTAGGTGTGAAAACTCTATACAGGTGTAAACAATGCTCGATGCGTATATTATTGATTGGAGAAAAAGAGAAGAAGAAAGAAGAAGAGAACAAATTGACGATCGACAACCACGCACAGAGGTTTATGTCCCAGTTGATCCATGGGCTGAACAACGAAGAGAATATGAGAGAAGTAAACTTCCACCAGATAGAGGAGTTATAATAGTAGATTTAAATTTAAGACCAGCATACCAATCAAATCTCGAGGGTCGCTTATAGATATGGTAGGACAACAATCTCTTAACGATATTGTTGCAAATCGCAAACTAATTCTCGAAGACATACTTTCTTTGTGGGCTGAAGGAACAAACGAACAAAAAGCTGCTGCAATAGATGGCTTCGCAAAACTAGAAAAGCCAAAATACAGAGCAATGATGGAAACGCTGGAGAGACAATGTGACAAGTATGAGAAAGTTGTAGGAAAAGAATTCCTTGAGCCATATGAACTACCGCCAAAAGATCCAACACAACTGCGCAGATATTTTATTGTTCTAAATTATATTCGTCAAATTTCAGACGGAAATGATGCCTCAAGAAGTTTAGTTGCAAAAAGAATCGCAACGATGAAGCCAGAAGAATACTCATATGC is a genomic window of Candidatus Woesearchaeota archaeon containing:
- a CDS encoding protein kinase, with product MIRDSQSIDAVVDDPFEHYSSAHDALYRQLFCATNWVAVLSDRNPFSGNVQPLNAKRTVFSISSPPGSLVVKYLPLTKFGHSELHYTRVFSGELGPRLLDVSVLERGVEMVMEQADMPLSKLLIEDSDHLLALARDLAFLCYELELRGLGHYDLKADNVLCYMQNRDREILRLADFGVTMPIRRFEEHHLGLPIGTPGYIPPEAYRDDPEELDILYTSSETSPCSRADIFAYGVLLSHLLQRKNLARDIDPDQLKERMLSGAYRMDLLHFLFSDATPEISEIIYSCTHPDPRARPESFGDILCILGDP